The Corynebacterium felinum DNA segment GAAGTTGATTAATTCCGATTTCCCTGATCATCTCACCATAACGGGTGAAGCGCATGTGGGTGTTGCTGAGGCATTGAGTAGGTATAGCTCCCTTTTGACTGAGCAAAAGATTGCCATGAGCACGCTCCGGGGTGCGGCGATGACTGCCCATGGTGCGGTGAATGCGGCTGTGGTGGATGTGAATAATGCTGAGGCTGCTTGTGCGGCGGCGGTTACTCCGGAAACTCAGGCGCTTGCGCAGGCGAATTTAGCACGCGCACAAGCAACGTATCAGTCAGCGTTATCAGTGTGGGAGGCAAAAAAGGCTGAGGCACAAGCCATTAAAGATGTGCTGGGTGCGGGGGTGCGTGCCCAAGTTGCTGCCATTGAACAGCAGGCGCGGAAGCGTTTTGAGGAAAATCCCAGCTGGTTGGGGGAGCAGTGGGAAAATATTAAAGATTTTGTTCGGGACAACTCTAAAATTCTGAGCCTGATTTCTGATGCGTTGCAGCTTATTGGTGGGATTTTGTTGTTTATTCCGGGGTTGAATGTGGTGGGGGCTGTGTTGGTGGGGGTGGGTGTTGGTTTGAAGGGGTTGTTGGCGGCTTCGGGTAAGGCTGGTTGGGGTGAGTTTTTCTTTGATCTTGCTACGTGTGGTGCTGTTGGGGGGTTGGCGAAGTTAGCGCGGGCGGGTCGGTTTGGTTCGAAGGCTGCGGGGTTGGCTAATCGTGCAAGTAGTGTGGCGGCGAATGTGTCGTCGAAGGTGGGGGCGCATATTAGTCGGGGTGTGGATCGGGTGAAGACGATGTTTGATCCGGTGGATGTGGCTACTGGTGCGATGGTTGATTATGCGGTGGATGTGTTTGTTGATGGGGTGTTGCCGCTTGTGGTGGATCGGCATGCGTTTTCGTCTCATGAGTTGGGGCGTCGGTGGGTGTCGTGTTTGGATACTCGTTTAGAGGTGGGGGTTGATTCGGTGGCGATGCTTGCTCCGGATGGGGCGGTGTTGGAGTTTCCTGCTGCGCCGGTTGATGGTTCGGAGGTGCGTGCTGATGGGCGGGGGTGGTTGTTGTCGTTTGGTGATGGTGCGTATCGGGTGCGGGATGTGGAAAAGGGGGTGTGTTATGTTTTTCGTGTTTATGAGTGCGTTGAGGGGGATCGGCCTGATGAGGGGGATTATGCGCATCTGATGGGGCGTAGTTGTCGTGTTGGGGTTATTGATGCTGCAGCGCCGACGTCGGGTTCGATGGTTGGTCGTGATGCGCCGCCGTCTAGTGTGGCGGAGGTTTTTGACCTGGGGGTTGAGATTGGTCTTTCGGCGGTTGTGCATCATTTGGGGCATTGGGTTGAGTATGAGTGGGATCAGTCTACGGGGTGGTGTACGGGGTTGGTGCGCAGTGATGGCACTAGGGTTGATTGTGCTTACGATCCGGTTATTGGGTTGATTAGCCAGTTAGCGGTGAGTGCGCCTGGTCAGGATGCGCAGGTGCTGATTCGTTATGAATATAACCAGCATGGGCAGTTGATTCGGGTGATAAATTCGCATCAGGGGGTGTTGAGTTATGACTACGATGCTCAGGGGCGGGTGTGTGGTTGGTCGGATCGTAATGGGGTGCGGTATTTGTATCGTTTCGATGCTCAGGGGCGGGTGTGTGCTCAGGTAGGTTCGGGCGGGTTGATGCCCAATGTGATTGCTTGGTGTGAGGATACGGGGGTGGATGCGCCTGCTGGTGGGGTGGTTGCTGTGGGTATTCAGGCTGCTGGTGAGTTTCAGTGTGACCCGTTGGTTGCTGATGAGGCGATGATTGAGCAGTATTTTGATCGGTTATTGTCTTTGCCGTTGTATCAGGCGGTGTGTGCGCATGGTTTAGAGGCTGCTGGTGTGGTTGGTGCGGGCCGGTGTGGGCCGCGGGATGATCATTCGTGGGCGATTCCGCAGCAGTGGTTGGAAGATGAGTTTTTAGGGCAGTTGCGTCCTGTGGTGATTCGTTCGACTGCTGATGGTGATGTGTAGCGGATTGTTTCTGCTGAGGGTTTCGTTGAGGATTTTGCGTACAACGATTATCACCAGGTGATCTCGCACACCAGTAGTACTGGGGCGGTGACAACCACTGAGTTTAATGCTGATGGGGTTCAAACTGCGGTGCGTTATGACGATGGGCGTTGTGAGCTTATCCGCCCAGGGGCTTGGGGTGTGCCGGTGGAAGTGGTTGATACTGCAGGTTTGGTTACGCAGTATCAGCTTGATGAGTGTGGTTGTATCACGCAGGTTAGTGCGCCTGATGGGGCGGTGACACGGTTTGAGTATGATCTGCGGGTAACCGGTATTGTGCCAAGTGCCGTGGTTGACCAGCGTGGGCAGAAAACTGTTGTCATCTGTGATGATGCGGGCAGAAAACGCGAGGTTATTGACCCAGTAGGGCGTAAGTATTCGTGGGTGTTAGATGCTTGTGGGCATCCGGTGAGTTTTACTGACCCTCATGGGGCGATGACTACTATGCGCTATACCCCCGCGGGGTGGCCGGTTGAGATTGTTCATCCTGATCACAGCAGTGTTGTGTTTAGCTATGACGGTGAAGGAAACCTTGTAAGTCGAACCAACGAGATCGGTGAGACGAAGAAGATCCGGTATACGGTTTTTGACCGGCCGGTTGAGATCATCGATGAAAACGGTGCGAAAACAACCGTGGAATACAACACCCAAATGGAGCCTATTAGGCTGCTAAACGCGGATCAGAATCTGTGGAGCTTCCACTACGACCGCGATGGGGTGATGGCGCAGCAGTGTGACTATAACCAGCGGGTGACTAGTTATCGCACGAGTGCCGATGGGCGCACCGCGATTACAAGTACTGCGGCTGGTGAGTATCAGGTGCATATGGATGCGTATGGGGTTATTCAGCAAATTTCTGATGCTGGGCGGGTAACAACGTATTCGTATGATCCACAAGGGCGGGTTTCTTCGATTGTTAATGGCGATGCCCGTCTTGCCTACACCTACGATGAGTTTGGCCGGTTGGTGCAAGAAACCACTACCTGTGCTGGTGGTCAGGTGCTTGACACTGTGTTTTCCTATAGCCCTGAACGTACGGTGGCGGCGATTTCGCATGTTCTTCCGACCGGTGCGGTGGTATCTACCCGCTATCAGCGCGATGAGATAGGTGAGATTAATCAAGTCCAGTTAGATACCGGCGATGATTTTGCCTCAGTGGTGGGGGTTTGTCAGTTAGGCAGTGACCAGGCTGGTCGTCGTAACCGAGTGGTAATTGATTCGGTGCTGCGTGAGTTTGGTTTTGACTCCCGTGGCAGGGTGATTGCTGATCACACGCAGGTGCTGGATTCTTTTGCTGAGGGGCATATGCGCCAGGTCACGGCAAGGCGGTATTGCTGGCGGGCGGATAACGCGCTCACAGGTATTGATGATCTGCTGCGTGGTGGGATTGGTTTTGATCTTGATGCTTTCGGGCAGGTTGTGGGGGTGCGCAAAAACCTCACACCAGCAACCCACCCGGTAGCGCATAGCCGTGAGAAATACCAGTATTCCGCTGCCGGTATGCTCAGTGGGCATAATGTCGCGGACTCGGCAAGCCAAATCCCGCTATCCCGTGATCATGCTGAAGCGATGGAATTTTCCGGCACGATGCCCACCAGAGTCGGGCGTACACAGTATCAGTATGATCGTTTCGGCAGGGTAGTGACCACCATTACGAAACGGATCTCGAAAAAACCGTTGGTGCGTACGTTCTACTATGCCGGTAGTTCAACCCAACCGGTTGGTTTTCATAGTTCCGATACCCCTTCGGTGGGGTATCGTTACCGCTACGATGGGCTTGGCCGGCGCGTGGCGAAAGAAACTATTAATACCCACACTGGTGAAATAATCACCACCGTGCTTTTTGGCCACATCGGCAGCCAACTCACAGGTGAGCATGAAATCACCTCCGATACCCACAGCAGCCGCATGTGGGTTCATGATCCCCGCACTGGGCAGGTTTTAGCCCAAGCCCATTTAAAGGGAACACACAACTACGAGAACCCTGCTGCTCGGTGGTCGCAGGAGAAAATTGATGCTGAGTTTTATGCCATCATCACAAATCTTGCTGGAGCCCCGCAAGAGATCATTGACCCAAAGACCGGTGCTATCGCGGGGATAGCAGATCAAACCCTATTCGGCGTGCGAACATGGCGCGGTGATATCCACAGCCCACTGCTTTTTGCCGGGCAGTACCGCGACGAAGAATCCGGATGGGTCTACAACCGATTCCGCTACTACCAACCAGACTCAGGGGTATACAACGCCCAAGACCCCCTCGGCGTCACGCCCAAAATTGCTACCACTCAAGGCTATGTCCACAACCCTAATACGTGGATTGATTTCTTTGGTTTAGCGAGCTGCCCGATCAAAGAAACGGTTCAGCGTATTAATGGTAGGCTCCCAATAAATTACAGGGCGGCTGGTGAAACGTTGAGGCTTCCAGATCACTTACATAAAGCCTATGGTGAAACAATTCGGTTCACGGATGAAGGATTCCCTATTTTTGATGATTTTGTGCATGAAATTAATGGTAGGCCCGCTGATTTGGTGATGGATCTGCAGTACGCTGGAACCACACGTAGCAGTCATTTCAGTTACTGTGACAAGCAAGTAGGTATTACTAAAGAGTATCGTCGTGATCATAAATTAACTTGGCATCACCACCAAGATGTAGGGCGGATGCAACTCGTACCTAGGGATCTCCATGATTTCGCGAGGCATACAGGCGGCTTTTCCATTTGGGGCTGAAGTACGAAATAAAACTAAGGAAGGTTTGGAATATGTGGAATGACATTTTTATTGTGCAGGGGCAGCCGTGTGATCAAGCGCGGATTGAGGAAATCCAAGCACGGATCGGGTTTGAGCTTCCAGCGAAGTATCAGGAAGTAATCCGAGCATGTGGCGGTGGGGCACTGTACGAACGCGCTGGCAAGTTGCGTGATGATGATGAACTAGGTTGTAGTCTTGAATTTTTGTACGGCAACGGAACACCGCATGGGAGCGTCACTGGTTACGATCTTGATGGTCACGTGATGGATTTGATGAAACTGTGGGAGATGCCTGGGTGGGGATTTTATATTGGCGAAGCTGAAGGAGAGATTCACACCCCGATTTTGCTGAATCTCACCAATCCCAATTATCCGATGGGTGCGCTGGTGTGCGTGGATCTTGAATGTGATGAAGAAGTGCTTATCGCTCATTCTTTTGATGAGCTCTGGCAGAAAATCGAAGCAAATATCGCTGGTAATACGAGCAGTTGAGTCTCATAAGTGGCATGTAGTTTTTAGGGGTTTGGGAAATGTGGAATGACATTTTTATTAAACACAGTCAGCCGTGTGATCAGGCGCGGATTGAGGAGATTCAAGAGCGGATCGGGATTGAGCTTCCTGCCAAGTATCAGGAAGTAATCCGGGCATGTGGCGGTGGAACACTTTATTCACGTGCTGGTCAGCTGCGCGATGATGACGAGCTAGGTTGTCGCCTTCATAGTTTGTATGGCAATGGACAATTGGCTGGAAGACTCACAAATATCAATCTTGATGGTCATGTGATGGATTTGATGAAACTGTGGGAGATGCCTCAGTGGGGATTTTTTATTGGTGAAGCTGAAGGGGAGATTCATACTCCGATTTTGTTGAATCTTACCAATCCTCATTATCCGATGGGTGCGTTGGTGTGTGTGGATCTTGAATGTGATGAGGAAGTGCTTATCGCTCATTCTTTTGATGAGCTCTGGCAGAAAATCGAAGCGAATATCGCTGAAAAATCGACAGAATAAGACTCATGAGCGGTTCAACTGGTTTTCTCAAGGGGTGAGCGATGTGGAATGACATTTTTGCCGTGCAGGGGCAGCCGTGTGATCAGGCACGGATTGAGGAAATTCAAGCACGGATCGGGTTTGAGCTTCCATCAAAGTATCAGGAAGTTATTCGCGCCTATGGCGGTGGGGTATTGAACTCTGATATTGATCGTCTTCGCGATGATCATGAGTTAGGTTGTCGTCTTTACATGTTGTTTGGCAATGGTACACCAGAAGGAGCTCTCACTGGTTTCGATCTTGATGGCTACGCGATGGATTTGATGGAACTGTGGGAGATGCCTCAGTGGGGATTTCTTGTTGGGCTCGATGAGGGGGAGATTCATACTCCGATTTTGTTGAATCTCACTAATCCCAATTATCCGATGGGTGCGTTGGTGTGTGTGGATCTTGAATGCGATGAGGAAGTGCTTATCGCTCGTTCTTTTGATGAGCTCTGGAAGAAAGTCGAAGCGAATGTCGCTGAAAAATCGAAAGAATAAGCCTCATGAGTGGTTCAGCTGGATTTTTCAAGGGTTGAGTTATGTGGGATGACATTTTTATTGTGCAGGGGCGGCCGTGTGATCAAGTACGGATTGAGGAAATTCAAGCACGGATCGGGTTTGAGCTTCCATCAAAGTATCAGGAAGTAATCCGGGCATGTGGCGGTGGTGCACTATACGAACGCGCTGGCAAGCTGCGTGATGATCATGAATTGGGTTGTCGTCTTTATTTGTTATACGGCAATGGAACTCCGGAAGGGAGAATCACTGGTTTCGATCTTGATGGCTATGCGATGGAATTGATGCAACGGTGGCAGATGCCTGGATGGGGGTTTCTTGTGGGATTAGCAGAAGGGGAGATTCACACCCCGATTTTGCTGAATCTCACTAATCCCAATTATCCGATGGGTGCGCTGGTGTGCGTGGATCTTGAATGCGATGAGGAAGTGCTTATCGCTCATTCTTTTGATGAGCTCTGGCAGAGAATCGAAGCGAATATCGCCGACAATTCCAGCGATGAAGATTCATGAGTAGGTCAGATGGATTTTCAAGGGTTGAGTTATGTGGGATGACATTTTTATTGTGCAGGGGTAGCCGTGTGATCAAGTACGGATTGAGGAGATTCAAGCGCGGATCGGGTTTGAGCTTCCAGCGAAGTATCAGGAAGTAATCCGAGCATGTGGCGGTGGATCATTGTACGAACGCGCTGGTCGGCTACGTGATGATCATGAATTGGGTTGTAGTCTCAATAAGTTGTATGGCAATGGAACGCCGACGGGAAGAATCAGTAATCTCAGCCTTGATGATGAGGCAGTGGATTTGATGCAACGGTGGGAGATGCCTGGATGGGGGTTTCTTGTGGGATTAGCAGAAGGGGAGATTCATACCCCGATTTTGCTGAATCTTAGCAATCCTCATTATCCGATGGGTGCGTTGGTGTGCGTGGATCATGAGTGCGATGAAGAGGTGCTTATTGCACGTTCTTTTGATGAGATGTGGCACAAGATTGAGGCGAATGTTGCGGGGAATCAGCGCAGCTGAACGTCAGTAGTAGTTGTTTATATGCGGGCACAAGTGTGTGGGTTGGGGGTTGTGTGCAGGGCAGAGGCTAAGTTCCTTTAAACTTTGAAGTTCAACTAATTGAAAACTTTTTTCCAATACGCCTAGCCGGTTGCTGAAAATTGCTTCCATGAGCGCCTATGGTTCTAGGGCAAGAATGAACGTGTGCGGAAAATGTGTAGCAAGCACACGTTTTCAATAAGTGGACTTAATTGAAAATAGGGGCTAGGTTAGAACTATGGAAGCGCAGCACGCGATTGATACCCAACTTCAAGCGCGGCTTAACCGGGCCGATAGTGTTGCGAAAAGGCGGCGCCGAACACTCGAAGGAGAGTGGGATCTCATGGGCAACCGAATTGAGTTCACGAAAAACACCAACCCCCACAACCACAATCACGATCATGACCATGACCATGACCATACGCATGTTCACGACCACTCGCACGACCACGATCATGGGCATAAACACAGTCACGGGCATAAACACAGTCACGGGCATGATCACAGCCACGACGCCCCTGATTCCCTCAAAGCACTGTTTGTAGTGCTCGGGTTTACCGCCACCATTTTCGTCGCCGAACTTGTGGGCGGGTACTTATCCGGCTCCTTGGCGTTGATCTCCGATGCGATGCACATGCTGTCCGATTCCACCGGACTATTCGTCGCGGCTATTGCCATCATGTTCGCCCGCAAGGCAGCCAGTGCGCAGGCAACATTCGGCTACCGCCGCATTGAAGTGGTGGCGGCATTACTGAATGCGGCGAGTGTGTCCGTGATTTCCATCTGGATTGTGGTGGAGGCTATTATGCGCCTGAACCAGGGGGAGGAAATTAATGCCACCATGATGCTCATTGTTGGTGGTATCGGATTGGTCGCCAATATTTTTGGTGCGATCAAATTGCATGGGCATAGCCATGACAACATGAATATTCGTGGTGCGTATCTGCACGTGCTGGTGGATCTTTTTGGTTCCGTTGCGGTTATCGTGGCGGCCTTGGCGATGCTGCGTTTCTCCGTGCCGTGGGCTGACACGGTTGCGTCGCTGGTGATTGCTGCGCTTATTTTGCCGCGTTCGTTGAAGTTGGCGTGGGAATCGTTGCGGGTGCTGCTGGAGCAGG contains these protein-coding regions:
- a CDS encoding RHS repeat domain-containing protein encodes the protein MPVPLLPPFSTFVRPIFHLGGSPGLVGASALKWRTFGESALNTAEQLRGINDGGFVGTEGDEYRKLINSDFPDHLTITGEAHVGVAEALSRYSSLLTEQKIAMSTLRGAAMTAHGAVNAAVVDVNNAEAACAAAVTPETQALAQANLARAQATYQSALSVWEAKKAEAQAIKDVLGAGVRAQVAAIEQQARKRFEENPSWLGEQWENIKDFVRDNSKILSLISDALQLIGGILLFIPGLNVVGAVLVGVGVGLKGLLAASGKAGWGEFFFDLATCGAVGGLAKLARAGRFGSKAAGLANRASSVAANVSSKVGAHISRGVDRVKTMFDPVDVATGAMVDYAVDVFVDGVLPLVVDRHAFSSHELGRRWVSCLDTRLEVGVDSVAMLAPDGAVLEFPAAPVDGSEVRADGRGWLLSFGDGAYRVRDVEKGVCYVFRVYECVEGDRPDEGDYAHLMGRSCRVGVIDAAAPTSGSMVGRDAPPSSVAEVFDLGVEIGLSAVVHHLGHWVEYEWDQSTGWCTGLVRSDGTRVDCAYDPVIGLISQLAVSAPGQDAQVLIRYEYNQHGQLIRVINSHQGVLSYDYDAQGRVCGWSDRNGVRYLYRFDAQGRVCAQVGSGGLMPNVIAWCEDTGVDAPAGGVVAVGIQAAGEFQCDPLVADEAMIEQYFDRLLSLPLYQAVCAHGLEAAGVVGAGRCGPRDDHSWAIPQQWLEDEFLGQLRPVVIRSTADGDV
- a CDS encoding RHS repeat-associated core domain-containing protein; amino-acid sequence: MTTTEFNADGVQTAVRYDDGRCELIRPGAWGVPVEVVDTAGLVTQYQLDECGCITQVSAPDGAVTRFEYDLRVTGIVPSAVVDQRGQKTVVICDDAGRKREVIDPVGRKYSWVLDACGHPVSFTDPHGAMTTMRYTPAGWPVEIVHPDHSSVVFSYDGEGNLVSRTNEIGETKKIRYTVFDRPVEIIDENGAKTTVEYNTQMEPIRLLNADQNLWSFHYDRDGVMAQQCDYNQRVTSYRTSADGRTAITSTAAGEYQVHMDAYGVIQQISDAGRVTTYSYDPQGRVSSIVNGDARLAYTYDEFGRLVQETTTCAGGQVLDTVFSYSPERTVAAISHVLPTGAVVSTRYQRDEIGEINQVQLDTGDDFASVVGVCQLGSDQAGRRNRVVIDSVLREFGFDSRGRVIADHTQVLDSFAEGHMRQVTARRYCWRADNALTGIDDLLRGGIGFDLDAFGQVVGVRKNLTPATHPVAHSREKYQYSAAGMLSGHNVADSASQIPLSRDHAEAMEFSGTMPTRVGRTQYQYDRFGRVVTTITKRISKKPLVRTFYYAGSSTQPVGFHSSDTPSVGYRYRYDGLGRRVAKETINTHTGEIITTVLFGHIGSQLTGEHEITSDTHSSRMWVHDPRTGQVLAQAHLKGTHNYENPAARWSQEKIDAEFYAIITNLAGAPQEIIDPKTGAIAGIADQTLFGVRTWRGDIHSPLLFAGQYRDEESGWVYNRFRYYQPDSGVYNAQDPLGVTPKIATTQGYVHNPNTWIDFFGLASCPIKETVQRINGRLPINYRAAGETLRLPDHLHKAYGETIRFTDEGFPIFDDFVHEINGRPADLVMDLQYAGTTRSSHFSYCDKQVGITKEYRRDHKLTWHHHQDVGRMQLVPRDLHDFARHTGGFSIWG
- a CDS encoding SMI1/KNR4 family protein; amino-acid sequence: MWNDIFIVQGQPCDQARIEEIQARIGFELPAKYQEVIRACGGGALYERAGKLRDDDELGCSLEFLYGNGTPHGSVTGYDLDGHVMDLMKLWEMPGWGFYIGEAEGEIHTPILLNLTNPNYPMGALVCVDLECDEEVLIAHSFDELWQKIEANIAGNTSS
- a CDS encoding SMI1/KNR4 family protein yields the protein MWNDIFIKHSQPCDQARIEEIQERIGIELPAKYQEVIRACGGGTLYSRAGQLRDDDELGCRLHSLYGNGQLAGRLTNINLDGHVMDLMKLWEMPQWGFFIGEAEGEIHTPILLNLTNPHYPMGALVCVDLECDEEVLIAHSFDELWQKIEANIAEKSTE
- a CDS encoding SMI1/KNR4 family protein, translating into MWNDIFAVQGQPCDQARIEEIQARIGFELPSKYQEVIRAYGGGVLNSDIDRLRDDHELGCRLYMLFGNGTPEGALTGFDLDGYAMDLMELWEMPQWGFLVGLDEGEIHTPILLNLTNPNYPMGALVCVDLECDEEVLIARSFDELWKKVEANVAEKSKE
- a CDS encoding SMI1/KNR4 family protein; its protein translation is MWDDIFIVQGRPCDQVRIEEIQARIGFELPSKYQEVIRACGGGALYERAGKLRDDHELGCRLYLLYGNGTPEGRITGFDLDGYAMELMQRWQMPGWGFLVGLAEGEIHTPILLNLTNPNYPMGALVCVDLECDEEVLIAHSFDELWQRIEANIADNSSDEDS
- a CDS encoding cation diffusion facilitator family transporter yields the protein MEAQHAIDTQLQARLNRADSVAKRRRRTLEGEWDLMGNRIEFTKNTNPHNHNHDHDHDHDHTHVHDHSHDHDHGHKHSHGHKHSHGHDHSHDAPDSLKALFVVLGFTATIFVAELVGGYLSGSLALISDAMHMLSDSTGLFVAAIAIMFARKAASAQATFGYRRIEVVAALLNAASVSVISIWIVVEAIMRLNQGEEINATMMLIVGGIGLVANIFGAIKLHGHSHDNMNIRGAYLHVLVDLFGSVAVIVAALAMLRFSVPWADTVASLVIAALILPRSLKLAWESLRVLLEQVPTGVDTEAIRDMLQNLDEVIDVHELHVWSLDGNELIATCHMVVETQVPAAGCDVLDRVQKALSTYGINHSTVQLETPDHHGHETTCLSWFGAAGVRDAGVTKA